From one Eriocheir sinensis breed Jianghai 21 chromosome 60, ASM2467909v1, whole genome shotgun sequence genomic stretch:
- the LOC126985815 gene encoding uncharacterized protein LOC126985815 isoform X1 gives MEDIDGIDYEAELHHIRNKLQANHSTLERSLAAFKMEISAQFQQHRTNIINLKDKHDRAKQRMDELRQDIDQREVESSQAREDAERMAQELEKATLALRGKKEELERQKEMLADCVEKLKEKERWAAETRQRHQQDKVSLAESSVELFKTHLGLDITCTHHNTFIVKFTQVSRTNPEAEYLLEIGLEEDKYRLLTSVPPLTCLPQLEEALIATGNLTACLVQIRKMYQRAENKRPLE, from the exons ATGGAGGACATCGATGGCATAGATTACGAGGCGGAGTTGCACCACATCCGCAACAAACTGCAGGCCAACCACAGCACCCTGGAGCGCTCCCTGGCTGCCTTCAAGATGGAGATCAGCGCCCAGTTCCAGCAGCATCGCACCAATATAATCAACTTGAAGG ACAAGCATGACAGAGCGAAGCAGCGCATGGACGAATTGAGGCAAGATATCGACCAGCGTGAGGTGGAGAGCAGCCAAGCGAGAGAGGATGCGGAGCGGATGGCACAGGAGCTTGAGAAGGCAACACTGGCGCTCCGTGGAAAG aaggaggagctggagagacagaaggagatgCTTGCAGACTGTGTGGAGAAGCTGAAGGAGAAGGAGCGGTGGGCAGCGGAGACCAGACAGCggcaccag CAGGACAAGGTGAGCCTGGCAGAGAGCAGTGTGGAGCTGTTCAAGACACACCTGGGCCTGGACATCACCTGCACGCACCACAACACCTTCATCGTCAAGTTCACGCAG GTGAGTCGCACTAACCCTGAGGCGGAGTACTTACTGGAGATTGGTCTGGAGGAGGACAAATACCGCTTGCTGACCTCCGTGCCACCGCTGACGTGCCTCCCGCAGCTCGAGGAAGCCCTCATCGCCACGGGCAACCTCACCGCCTGCCTTGTACAAATCCGGAAAATGTACCAGCGCGCCGAGAACAAGAGACCGCTGGAGTAG
- the LOC126985815 gene encoding uncharacterized protein LOC126985815 isoform X2 gives MEDIDGIDYEAELHHIRNKLQANHSTLERSLAAFKMEISAQFQQHRTNIINLKDKHDRAKQRMDELRQDIDQREVESSQAREDAERMAQELEKATLALRGKKEELERQKEMLADCVEKLKEKERWAAETRQRHQDKVSLAESSVELFKTHLGLDITCTHHNTFIVKFTQVSRTNPEAEYLLEIGLEEDKYRLLTSVPPLTCLPQLEEALIATGNLTACLVQIRKMYQRAENKRPLE, from the exons ATGGAGGACATCGATGGCATAGATTACGAGGCGGAGTTGCACCACATCCGCAACAAACTGCAGGCCAACCACAGCACCCTGGAGCGCTCCCTGGCTGCCTTCAAGATGGAGATCAGCGCCCAGTTCCAGCAGCATCGCACCAATATAATCAACTTGAAGG ACAAGCATGACAGAGCGAAGCAGCGCATGGACGAATTGAGGCAAGATATCGACCAGCGTGAGGTGGAGAGCAGCCAAGCGAGAGAGGATGCGGAGCGGATGGCACAGGAGCTTGAGAAGGCAACACTGGCGCTCCGTGGAAAG aaggaggagctggagagacagaaggagatgCTTGCAGACTGTGTGGAGAAGCTGAAGGAGAAGGAGCGGTGGGCAGCGGAGACCAGACAGCggcaccag GACAAGGTGAGCCTGGCAGAGAGCAGTGTGGAGCTGTTCAAGACACACCTGGGCCTGGACATCACCTGCACGCACCACAACACCTTCATCGTCAAGTTCACGCAG GTGAGTCGCACTAACCCTGAGGCGGAGTACTTACTGGAGATTGGTCTGGAGGAGGACAAATACCGCTTGCTGACCTCCGTGCCACCGCTGACGTGCCTCCCGCAGCTCGAGGAAGCCCTCATCGCCACGGGCAACCTCACCGCCTGCCTTGTACAAATCCGGAAAATGTACCAGCGCGCCGAGAACAAGAGACCGCTGGAGTAG
- the LOC126985816 gene encoding transmembrane protein 68-like isoform X1: MSASTSGPAGTMTCDDSSTFCGLVKNITLAIGTFIGQKMDLLYLGWVWSLVFPVLLVIVVLPFVILLLLYVSAFLLYVFQRRQNLYNILHESLEHRDPWAGGRYLISLIWDAHGYIWHGYEVRGLENLPERGRCLIIYYHGAIPIDIYYLVARTILVKGRLIHCVGDRFLEKVPGWKVILEAFDITAGTINSCIKTLSEDHIVSISPGGVREAQFSDHNYQLLWGNRTGYAKVALGANAPIVPVFTENIREAFRVVSWPQRLWVMLYEKLRFPCAPIYGGFPVKLRTHLGKPIYPKAGETPEELAERIQEALAVLIRENQRLPGRILRALVARAYEFPKQN, from the exons ATGTCCGCTTCTACGTCCGG TCCTGCCGGCACCATGACCTGTGACGACTCCTCTACCTTCTGCGGGCTGGTCAAGAACATCACGCTGGCCATCGGTACTTTCATTG GCCAGAAGATGGACCTCCTGTACCTGGGGTGGGTGTGGTCGCTGGTGTTCCCGGTGCTGCTGGTGATAGTGGTGCTGCCCTTTGTCATCCTGCTGCTGCTCTAtgtctctgccttcctcctctacGTGTTccagagaag ACAAAACCTCTACAACATTCTCCACGAGTCACTGGAGCACCGCGATCCCTGGGCAGGCGGACGGtacctcatctccctcatctgGGACGCCCACGGCTACATCTGGCACG GCTATGAGGTACGGGGCCTAGAGAACCTGCCAGAGCGCGGCCGCTGTCTCATAATCTACTACCACGGCGCCATTCCTATCGACATCTACTACCTCGTAGCGCGCACCATCCTCGTGAAGGGCCGCCTTATTCACTGTGTGGGCGACAGGTTCCTGGAGAAGGTGCCGG GGTGGAAGGTGATCCTGGAGGCCTTTGACATCACGGCCGGCACCATCAACTCCTGCATCAAGACACTTTCTGAGGACCACATCGTCAGCATATCCCCGGGCGGCGTACGCGAGGCTCAGTTCTCCGACCACAATTACCAGCTGCTTTGGGGGAACAGGACGGGCTATGCAAAGGTGGCGCTGGGGGCTAATGCG CCCATCGTGCCAGTGTTTACAGAGAACATTCGGGAGGCGTTCCGAGTGGTGTCGTGGCCGCAGAGACTTTGGGTCATGCTGTACGAGAAGCTGAGGTTCCCATGCGCCCCCATCTATGGCGGCTTCCCTGTCAAG CTACGCACACACCTGGGCAAACCGATCTACCCCAAAGCAGGTGAGACTCCCGAGGAACTGGCCGAGAGGATACAGGAAGCCCTCGCCGTCCTGATCCGCGAGAACCAGCGACTCCCGGGACGCATCCTCCGCGCCCTTGTAGCTCGGGCGTACGAGTTCCCCAAGCAGAACTAG
- the LOC126985816 gene encoding transmembrane protein 68-like isoform X2 — protein MTCDDSSTFCGLVKNITLAIGTFIGQKMDLLYLGWVWSLVFPVLLVIVVLPFVILLLLYVSAFLLYVFQRRQNLYNILHESLEHRDPWAGGRYLISLIWDAHGYIWHGYEVRGLENLPERGRCLIIYYHGAIPIDIYYLVARTILVKGRLIHCVGDRFLEKVPGWKVILEAFDITAGTINSCIKTLSEDHIVSISPGGVREAQFSDHNYQLLWGNRTGYAKVALGANAPIVPVFTENIREAFRVVSWPQRLWVMLYEKLRFPCAPIYGGFPVKLRTHLGKPIYPKAGETPEELAERIQEALAVLIRENQRLPGRILRALVARAYEFPKQN, from the exons ATGACCTGTGACGACTCCTCTACCTTCTGCGGGCTGGTCAAGAACATCACGCTGGCCATCGGTACTTTCATTG GCCAGAAGATGGACCTCCTGTACCTGGGGTGGGTGTGGTCGCTGGTGTTCCCGGTGCTGCTGGTGATAGTGGTGCTGCCCTTTGTCATCCTGCTGCTGCTCTAtgtctctgccttcctcctctacGTGTTccagagaag ACAAAACCTCTACAACATTCTCCACGAGTCACTGGAGCACCGCGATCCCTGGGCAGGCGGACGGtacctcatctccctcatctgGGACGCCCACGGCTACATCTGGCACG GCTATGAGGTACGGGGCCTAGAGAACCTGCCAGAGCGCGGCCGCTGTCTCATAATCTACTACCACGGCGCCATTCCTATCGACATCTACTACCTCGTAGCGCGCACCATCCTCGTGAAGGGCCGCCTTATTCACTGTGTGGGCGACAGGTTCCTGGAGAAGGTGCCGG GGTGGAAGGTGATCCTGGAGGCCTTTGACATCACGGCCGGCACCATCAACTCCTGCATCAAGACACTTTCTGAGGACCACATCGTCAGCATATCCCCGGGCGGCGTACGCGAGGCTCAGTTCTCCGACCACAATTACCAGCTGCTTTGGGGGAACAGGACGGGCTATGCAAAGGTGGCGCTGGGGGCTAATGCG CCCATCGTGCCAGTGTTTACAGAGAACATTCGGGAGGCGTTCCGAGTGGTGTCGTGGCCGCAGAGACTTTGGGTCATGCTGTACGAGAAGCTGAGGTTCCCATGCGCCCCCATCTATGGCGGCTTCCCTGTCAAG CTACGCACACACCTGGGCAAACCGATCTACCCCAAAGCAGGTGAGACTCCCGAGGAACTGGCCGAGAGGATACAGGAAGCCCTCGCCGTCCTGATCCGCGAGAACCAGCGACTCCCGGGACGCATCCTCCGCGCCCTTGTAGCTCGGGCGTACGAGTTCCCCAAGCAGAACTAG